A single genomic interval of Macadamia integrifolia cultivar HAES 741 chromosome 6, SCU_Mint_v3, whole genome shotgun sequence harbors:
- the LOC122080914 gene encoding agamous-like MADS-box protein AGL62: protein MRKSSRGRQKIDIKRIQNEDHRQVTFSKRRNGLFKKASELCILCDAETALIVFSPAGKVYSFGHLSVNSVINRYIDQIQNINDGVGGGGGSLALVDAHRSNVVRELSRQFTEVSDELVVEKKREEILEMKKEKVAPEIWWEEPIDELDLHELKQYRLAMEELRKNVIKRADDLAMEEASSLSSLLAINSVPLGVIPARMDEGSTSSSVVPHGFHLDFGYGNL from the coding sequence ATGAGGAAGAGTAGTAGGGGTCGTCAAAAGATTGATATCAAGAGAATTCAAAACGAAGATCATAGACAAGTTACCTTCTCTAAAAGAAGGAATGGGCTCTTCAAGAAAGCTAGTGAGCTTTGCATCTTATGCGACGCTGAGACCGCCTTAATCGTCTTTTCTCCGGCCGGTAAGGTATACTCCTTTGGCCATTTATCTGTTAATTCTGTGATTAATAGGTATATTGATCAGATTCAGAACATTAATGATGGTgttggaggtggtggtggttctTTGGCACTTGTTGATGCTCACCGGAGCAATGTGGTTCGTGAGCTTAGCCGACAATTTACGGAGGTTTCCGATGAACTTGTtgtagagaagaagagagaagagatactagagatgaagaaagagaaagttgCACCAGAGATTTGGTGGGAAGAACCAATTGATGAACTTGATTTGCATGAGTTAAAACAATATAGGTTGGCtatggaagagcttaggaagaATGTGATAAAGAGAGCTGATGATTTGGCTATGGAAGAAGCTTCTTCACTATCTTCTTTGTTAGCTATAAATTCAGTTCCTTTGGGAGTTATTCCTGCTAGAATGGATGAAGGTAGTACTTCTTCAAGTGTTGTTCCTCATGGGTTTCATTTAGATTTTGGGTATGGGAACCTTTAA